One bacterium genomic region harbors:
- a CDS encoding nucleotidyl transferase AbiEii/AbiGii toxin family protein: MAQKKLKLHWEILDKKRIDLLPKLKFLKDAGFYLAGGTALALQIKHRTSVDFDFYSENDFDSQKIHQLFQSQNSKKLLVDTITENTLIIEIDNISISLFTYKYPLLKPFIISDELQLASLEDIAAMKLIAIIQRGVKRDFIDLYFLSQIFGLGKIMNLTNKKYAGFNKYLACQALVYFKDAEDDKKQKREIEMIAPIEWEDVKKYFLQEVNKLKAQWAQNEN; encoded by the coding sequence ATGGCGCAAAAAAAACTTAAACTTCATTGGGAAATTTTAGATAAAAAGAGAATTGATTTATTGCCAAAACTAAAATTTTTAAAAGACGCCGGATTCTATCTTGCGGGCGGGACGGCGCTGGCATTGCAGATAAAACACCGAACATCAGTAGATTTTGATTTTTATAGTGAAAATGATTTTGACTCGCAAAAAATCCACCAGTTATTTCAATCCCAAAATTCAAAAAAATTACTGGTTGACACTATAACAGAAAATACCTTAATTATTGAAATTGATAATATCTCAATAAGCCTTTTTACTTATAAATATCCATTGCTTAAACCATTTATAATTAGTGACGAATTACAATTGGCCTCTTTGGAAGATATTGCTGCAATGAAATTAATTGCGATTATCCAGCGCGGAGTAAAAAGAGATTTCATTGATCTATATTTTTTATCGCAAATCTTTGGGCTTGGGAAAATTATGAATCTGACAAATAAAAAATATGCCGGTTTTAATAAATATCTTGCCTGTCAGGCATTGGTTTATTTTAAAGATGCCGAAGATGATAAAAAACAAAAAAGAGAAATAGAAATGATTGCCCCTATCGAATGGGAGGATGTAAAAAAATATTTTTTACAAGAAGTTAATAAGCTAAAAGCTCAA
- a CDS encoding YezD family protein: MNLKRKQNIVNDAILKDIIEKLDRLKYGCVQITVHNGKIIQIDKTEKTRFDEVWYVEIMSK; the protein is encoded by the coding sequence ATGAATTTAAAACGCAAGCAAAATATTGTAAATGACGCGATATTAAAAGATATCATTGAAAAATTAGATAGACTTAAATACGGGTGTGTCCAGATAACAGTCCATAACGGAAAGATCATCCAGATAGATAAAACCGAAAAAACCAGGTTTGATGAAGTCTGGTATGTTGAGATAATGTCAAAATAG